The following coding sequences are from one Methanomicrobiales archaeon HGW-Methanomicrobiales-1 window:
- a CDS encoding 50S ribosomal protein L1, whose product MVDRAKILEAVKTAVEKAPERKFSESIDITINLKNIDMAQPKNRIDETIMLPHGTGETIRICVIGKGDIVTQAKEAKVELIIGPEEVERLGGQPREARKVASSYRYFLAEMGVMAVVGRYLGPRLGPRGRMPMPIPAQQDIRPIVERLRNSVKIRTKDKTVFSSKVGTTAMKPEQVAENIETIVKRIESVLDQGPLNVRSIFVKTTMGPAVRLE is encoded by the coding sequence ATGGTTGATAGGGCCAAAATTTTGGAAGCCGTAAAAACGGCGGTAGAAAAAGCGCCAGAGCGGAAGTTCTCTGAGAGCATCGATATTACCATCAATCTCAAGAATATCGATATGGCGCAGCCGAAAAATCGTATCGACGAGACGATTATGCTCCCCCACGGCACCGGAGAAACAATCCGTATCTGTGTCATCGGGAAGGGCGACATCGTCACGCAGGCTAAAGAAGCCAAGGTTGAACTGATTATCGGCCCTGAAGAAGTTGAACGACTCGGCGGTCAGCCCCGCGAAGCACGGAAAGTTGCCAGTTCATACCGGTACTTCCTTGCAGAGATGGGTGTCATGGCAGTTGTCGGTCGGTACTTAGGTCCCCGGCTCGGTCCGCGGGGCAGAATGCCGATGCCGATTCCTGCACAGCAGGACATCCGCCCGATTGTCGAACGTCTCCGCAACTCGGTGAAAATCCGAACCAAGGATAAGACGGTCTTCTCTTCAAAGGTCGGTACAACGGCAATGAAGCCGGAGCAGGTCGCCGAGAACATTGAAACGATCGTAAAAAGGATCGAGTCAGTCCTTGACCAGGGTCCATTGAACGTTCGTTCCATCTTTGTCAAGACCACGATGGGTCCCGCAGTGAGGCTGGAATAA